Within Sphaerodactylus townsendi isolate TG3544 linkage group LG05, MPM_Stown_v2.3, whole genome shotgun sequence, the genomic segment gcatgtgcaaagtgcaaGATGCCTGCTCCCAAAGGGTTGCTCCATGacaagagcatgtgcagagcgcccAGGGAGACACAGTCAAAACTTCCAGGCAGAAAAGGAAACGTCTTTTTATTCTGGGATTCCCTTCCCTCAGAAGGACCCCCCTCGGCGGCCTGCGGTTCCCTCCTCAGACCGGCTGGCAAGGACCAGGCCGGCCGCCAGAGGACGCTCCGCTCTCGGCCTCTGCGAGCTccgaggccgccgccgccgcgatgatgatgatgatggccgAAGCGGAGGCCGCGGCGGGGGTGGCCGACGTGAAGCCCCCGTGCCCGGGCATCGGGCCGCTCCCCGGGCCGCCCGAACCGGCCTTGCAGGCCGCGGCGGAGGAAGCGACGCCCGCCACCCCCACCGGCTCCTCCGCAGCGGCGGCGGCCTCCTCGGTCCCCacggctcctcctcctctgccgccgccgccgccgctgcccgtGCCCGTGGTGTGGAGCCCCGAGGTGGAGGTGTGCCTCTTCCACGCCATGCTGGGCCACAAGCCCGTCGGTGAGAGCAGGCCTCGCGCAAGCCGCGGGCTCGAGTAGGGGATCGCCGACGCCGGTCAAGCTGAAGGAGAGGCAGCGGGTGGGCAAGCCAGTTTTCACTGGATTCTGGAGTGAAAGGGCGAGGTCCAGGTTGTCTGCgtctgctctttctttctttctttctttctttctttctttctttccttctttctttcctttcttctttctttctttcgttctttcctTCGTTCTTTCCTtcgttctttccttccttccttccttccttccttccttccttccttccttccttccttccttctttctttctaatttctttctttctttctttccttctttctttctttcctttcttctttctttcattctttccttcctttctttctttccttccttccttccttccttccttctttctttccttctttctttccttcctttttgttgcattcctccttttttcctttctttccttcatttttgtATCTTGTTCTGTCCTTTAATTCCatgtcttctttcctttttctcctttattctttctttttctctctctctcttttcagtgTTATTTGTCACTCTGGCCATTGTAATTGTGTATCCAAACCCTAACAATAGTATTTGTCTGCCTATGTAAAAGAGAAAAAGGCCAAATAGGATTTCCCAGCACATTTCATTAAACTTTTCCTGttatactttttatttatttccctttaGATAAAGTATATTCtttgtttggtgttttttcaATTCCCACAAATGCTGCACTGACTACCTTTAATCGCCTCTTCCATGTTAgtttcacaacgaccctgtgaggtagattggtAACAGGAAATGGCCTCTAGTGTGAGTCACCCACTATGACTTGAGGCTGAAtcaggatttgaacttggtttCCCCCAGCCTTTGTCCGTCGCTCTGAGTTCTGCACCACTTCTgactttctccccttctttttaACAAAATCCACAAAAAGCACTCTTTCTGCAAATGTTCATTAGGTTACTTCCCACATATATCTATGTTAGTCATTTGCagcaacaggaggaaaaaaaccctattaaGTGCCAATTTTGCGTAGAAGGTTATGTGCCTCGAAGCAGTTCTTACTGCTGGCAAGGAGATGATAGGCTGTGTATACAGGCTTCTTCAAGAGGCTGTTGACACTGGAGCTCCTAGGGTTTCCTTAGAAACCCGATGGCGTTGCCATTGCAGTTTGCAATATATGTTGCTGTGACTTGATTGCTGGGAGAATCAGCATACGAGTTATACTTTTTGTGGGGGTTTGTCCTATGCATGTTTTGATCCCATTGGTTTAATTTTATTGTCCATCTACTTTTGAGATGTTGTCCATACAGGCAGATTGGAGTCACTGTTCTGTAGCATGATGCAAAAATGCCCCTCTCTGAATACAAtagctcttttctttttcttgttccctTTCCATCCTTTAGGCGTGAACCGCCATTTTCACATGATCTGCATCAGAGATAAATTTAGTCAGAATATTGGGAGGCAGATCTCTTCCAAAGTCATCTGGGACCATCTCAGCACCATGTATGATATGCAGGCACTGGTGAGTATGACCTACCAAGAAACTGAAGTGGGTGTCTCCAGTTGATCTGCCTGCCATAGACCGATTTGCTACATGTTGTAACTAATTCTGAACCTGGTCCCCATGTGGATTGATAGTCCCTAAAGCAGGGAGGGGTTGCCAGTGTGGTGGTTGTGGGCACCATTGTGCCCACCAGCAGcaggagtggcatagtggttaagagcaggagcactctaatctggagatatctgattccccgctctgccacttgagctgtgaaggcttatctgtgaatcagattagtttgtgcactcccaacacatgccaattGGGTGATTAGtcacttggactagtcacagcttttcagagctctctcagtcccacctacctcacagggtgtttgttgtgaggggggaacggaaaagagtttttaaaccccttgagtctccttataggagagaaagggggaatataaatccaactcttcttttgtgATTTTAAGGAAAGGCTGGtgtagtgtgatgtagtggtgaagagcaggtggattctaatctggggaactagatttgattccccactcctccacctgagtggcagaggcttatctggggaaccaggtgtgtttcctcactcctacattcctgctgggtgaccttgggctagtcacagttgtttggaactctctcagccccacctacctcaaggtgtctattgtagggagaggaagggaaaggaaagccaccttgagtctccttacaggagagaaaggaggggtataaatctaaactttttcATCTTGTGCAATTTCACATTAGCGCCAGTAAACACATTACTCTTCCTTTTGTATGCGAATTTAAAAACAGTTGCCCTATCTatttgttcagaaaaaaatgaattgttgGCATGACCGCAttattaaagggtttttttttatttcgaaGCACGAGTCTGagattcttcccttccccaactcAGAGAAAAATTTCATCCTCCCTGAAGAAATTATTCATGAGGTAAAAGAAGgtaagtgggttttttaaaaaaatatcagtgtTTCTTAATACTTGGCATTTATATAATCATGGTAATATTTGGTCTGGAGACTTTCTTATTAAAATTCAGTCTTTTCCCCAACCATGCCTCAGAAAGCTTTTCTTTATTTAATCTATTTGTCTGCTTGTGATGCTTTTATAcagtgttttcccgaaaataagacagggtcttttattaatttttgctccaaaagatgcattagggcttattttcaggagatctcttatttttccccatgattttgcgccccccacgtgaccagatcagccggggaatctgtaagaacataagaactagcctgctggatcagaccagagtccatctagtccagcactctgctactcgcagtggcccaccaggtgcctttgggagctcacgtgcaggaggtgaaagcaatggccttctgctgctgctgctcctgagcacctgatctactaaggcatttgcaatctcagatcaaggagggtcaacattggtagccatggatcgacttctcctccatcaatctgtccaagccctttttaaagctatccaggttagtggccatcaccacctcctgtggcagcatattccaaacaccaatcacacgttgtgtgaagaagtgtttccttgtattactcctaattcttccccccagcattttcaatgaacgccccctggttctagtattgtgagaactagggcttatttttggagtagggcttatatttcaagtatcctccaaaaatcatgctagggcttattttcagggaaacagggtaagaagGGAAAGCCGATACAAAATATTATGAAGCATCAGATTGGTGCATTATTTGAAT encodes:
- the LOC125434007 gene encoding MRG/MORF4L-binding protein, which translates into the protein MMMMMAEAEAAAGVADVKPPCPGIGPLPGPPEPALQAAAEEATPATPTGSSAAAAASSVPTAPPPLPPPPPLPVPVVWSPEVEVCLFHAMLGHKPVGVNRHFHMICIRDKFSQNIGRQISSKVIWDHLSTMYDMQALHESEILPFPNSEKNFILPEEIIHEVKEGKVMIEDDVKEEIKEEVESHTSTEDVYASIGSLGKAAEKPSTKEKERTSSESGSKEGGDKRKRNRVTEKVLNANSNPSSPSAAKRRRT